A stretch of Hydrogenothermus marinus DNA encodes these proteins:
- a CDS encoding ArnT family glycosyltransferase gives MSRFKIALVLIFLLSAISFFANIWGISIYSLDEAKNSVCAREMLERNDFIVPTFNYELRTDKPPMHYYFMIFAYKLFGFNEFSARFFSAVFGILTVIATFLFARRYYNLKVAIFSAIVLIASLHLSIQFHMAVPDPYLIFFINASLFSFYIFHKEKKQTFLWLFYIFMAFGVLTKGPVAVVLPSFIVLLFLAYKHELKEIFKLKIIQGIILILAISLPWYIAVGLKTDWIWIKEFIFKHNIHRFSDSMEGHGGIFLITFLYVFLGLLPFSVFILQAISKAWKEKFKDINIFLLIFASVYIIFFAISKTKLPNYTVPSYPPLAILIGSFLLSSVYRKNLKISLLIYIFLTILLALLSYFGLKTEVEDLAYLGFSFLFLTIAGLLALFFIKKDLIKSYLVLFSFSYAFVLAFFYLIYPPIDKQNPVMQLLPLIEDKSKVYYYKSFNPAFAFYIKTPIKPIKQIKKGNYYIITRKKYLKELSKYKNLKVLGIKKDLFEKRYSVLIKAN, from the coding sequence ATGAGCAGATTTAAAATAGCTTTAGTTTTAATCTTTTTACTTTCAGCAATATCTTTTTTTGCAAATATATGGGGAATATCTATTTATAGTCTTGATGAAGCAAAAAACTCTGTTTGTGCAAGAGAAATGCTTGAAAGAAATGATTTTATAGTTCCAACTTTTAATTATGAGCTTAGAACAGATAAACCACCAATGCATTACTACTTTATGATTTTTGCCTATAAGCTATTTGGATTTAATGAATTTTCAGCAAGATTTTTTTCAGCAGTTTTTGGTATTTTAACAGTTATTGCTACTTTCTTATTTGCAAGAAGATATTACAATCTCAAAGTTGCGATCTTTTCAGCTATAGTATTAATTGCATCTTTACATCTTTCTATCCAGTTTCATATGGCAGTGCCAGACCCTTATTTAATATTTTTTATAAATGCATCTTTATTTTCCTTTTATATTTTTCACAAAGAAAAAAAGCAGACATTTTTATGGCTTTTTTATATTTTTATGGCTTTTGGAGTTTTAACAAAAGGACCTGTAGCAGTTGTTTTACCATCTTTTATAGTTCTTTTATTTTTAGCTTATAAACATGAGCTTAAAGAGATATTTAAGTTAAAAATTATTCAAGGAATAATTTTAATATTAGCTATTTCGCTACCTTGGTATATAGCAGTAGGATTAAAAACAGATTGGATATGGATTAAGGAGTTTATTTTTAAACATAATATCCATAGATTCTCAGATAGTATGGAAGGACATGGTGGAATATTTTTAATAACCTTTTTATATGTCTTTTTAGGACTTTTACCTTTTTCTGTATTTATTTTACAAGCTATAAGTAAAGCTTGGAAAGAAAAATTTAAGGATATTAATATATTTTTACTTATATTTGCATCTGTTTATATAATATTTTTCGCTATATCTAAAACAAAACTACCAAACTATACAGTTCCATCATATCCACCGCTTGCTATTTTAATAGGTTCTTTTTTATTAAGTTCAGTTTATAGAAAAAATTTAAAGATAAGTTTATTGATATATATATTTTTGACAATTCTATTAGCGCTACTATCTTATTTTGGATTGAAAACAGAAGTTGAAGATTTAGCATATTTAGGATTTAGTTTCTTATTTTTAACAATAGCTGGCTTGTTAGCTTTATTTTTTATAAAAAAAGATTTGATTAAATCATATTTAGTTTTATTTAGTTTTTCTTATGCTTTTGTTTTGGCTTTTTTTTATCTTATCTATCCACCAATTGATAAACAAAATCCTGTTATGCAATTACTTCCTTTAATTGAAGATAAATCAAAGGTTTATTATTATAAAAGTTTTAATCCTGCTTTTGCTTTTTATATAAAAACACCAATAAAGCCTATAAAACAGATAAAAAAAGGTAATTATTACATTATTACAAGAAAAAAATATCTAAAAGAACTGAGTAAATATAAAAATCTAAAAGTTTTAGGAATAAAAAAAGATTTATTTGAAAAAAGATACTCAGTTTTAATTAAAGCAAATTAA
- the ispE gene encoding 4-(cytidine 5'-diphospho)-2-C-methyl-D-erythritol kinase, whose protein sequence is MEILLSPAKINLGLWITEKRPDGYHNIYTYMHKVSLYDRIFVKPSPILKVSSSNPSVPEGKENIVYKAVKEFENYTGLEVNLEIFIEKNIPVGAGLGGGSSNAATILKYINDKFGKPLSEEELIKLGASIGSDIPFFFKEGLVKVTGKGDILEDTDIKYENPVFIIYPNIPSDTKDIYSKVDYKMLTKLEDLAKIDSLIFDVNKLVENIENTLGIIAKEHIGTIREVLNTVEYLGYIGNITGSGSAVYVIGEPGNEVDIICKAKNWKLFKVKFI, encoded by the coding sequence ATGGAAATATTATTATCACCAGCTAAAATTAATTTGGGCTTATGGATTACGGAAAAAAGACCTGATGGTTATCATAATATATATACTTATATGCATAAAGTTAGCCTTTATGATAGGATTTTTGTAAAACCATCACCTATCTTGAAAGTAAGTAGTTCAAATCCTTCTGTACCAGAAGGTAAAGAAAATATAGTTTATAAAGCTGTAAAAGAGTTTGAAAATTATACAGGATTAGAAGTTAATTTAGAGATATTTATAGAGAAAAATATTCCTGTAGGTGCAGGTCTTGGAGGAGGAAGTTCCAATGCTGCTACTATTTTAAAATATATTAATGATAAGTTTGGAAAACCTCTTTCTGAAGAAGAATTAATAAAATTAGGAGCAAGTATTGGCTCTGATATACCTTTCTTCTTTAAAGAAGGACTTGTTAAAGTTACAGGGAAAGGTGATATATTAGAAGATACAGATATAAAATATGAAAATCCTGTTTTTATTATCTATCCAAATATACCTTCAGATACTAAAGATATATATTCAAAAGTAGATTATAAAATGTTGACAAAACTTGAAGATTTGGCTAAAATAGATAGCCTGATATTTGATGTGAATAAGTTAGTAGAAAATATAGAGAATACTTTAGGGATTATAGCTAAGGAGCATATAGGTACTATAAGAGAAGTTTTAAACACTGTTGAGTATTTAGGATATATAGGTAATATAACTGGAAGCGGAAGTGCAGTTTATGTAATTGGTGAACCTGGTAACGAGGTTGATATAATCTGTAAAGCTAAGAATTGGAAGCTGTTCAAAGTTAAGTTCATTTAA
- a CDS encoding ribose-phosphate diphosphokinase yields MSKHLKLISGNANPEFAKEVAGYLHVPLVDALVSRFSDGEIRVQIKENVRGADIFVIQPLVPPINDHIMELLLLLDALKRSSTHRITAVIPYFAYARQDRKDKPRVPISAKLLADIIQKAGAERVLTVDLHSAQIQGFFDCPVDNLYALPVILDYLKNKEIENAVVVSPDAGGVERARLLANKLGVGLAIIYKKRPEPNVVETLDVIGDIEGKNAIIIDDIIDTAGTIVAASNMLLEKGAKSVIAACTHPVFSGPAVERLKNSAIDEVIATNTIPVEGKEFDKLTILSVAELVGEAIKRINIESSVSSLFV; encoded by the coding sequence TTGAGTAAACATTTAAAATTAATCTCTGGAAATGCTAATCCAGAATTTGCTAAGGAAGTTGCTGGTTATTTACATGTACCATTAGTTGATGCATTAGTTTCAAGATTTAGTGATGGTGAAATAAGAGTTCAGATAAAGGAAAATGTTAGAGGTGCTGATATATTTGTTATACAGCCTTTAGTTCCTCCAATCAATGATCATATAATGGAATTGCTACTTCTATTAGATGCTTTGAAAAGAAGTTCTACACATAGAATTACAGCTGTAATACCTTATTTTGCTTATGCAAGACAAGATAGAAAAGATAAACCAAGAGTTCCAATATCAGCAAAACTTTTAGCTGATATAATTCAAAAAGCTGGTGCTGAAAGAGTTTTAACAGTAGATCTTCATTCAGCTCAAATTCAAGGTTTTTTTGATTGCCCTGTAGATAATTTATATGCTTTGCCTGTAATTCTTGATTATTTAAAAAATAAAGAGATAGAGAATGCAGTGGTAGTATCACCAGATGCAGGTGGAGTTGAAAGAGCAAGACTTCTTGCAAATAAATTAGGAGTAGGTCTTGCAATTATATATAAGAAAAGACCTGAACCTAATGTTGTTGAAACATTAGATGTTATAGGGGATATAGAAGGAAAAAATGCAATAATAATAGATGATATTATAGATACTGCAGGAACTATAGTTGCAGCTTCAAATATGCTTCTTGAAAAAGGTGCAAAATCAGTTATAGCTGCTTGTACTCATCCAGTATTTTCAGGACCTGCTGTAGAAAGATTAAAAAATTCTGCTATAGATGAAGTTATTGCAACTAACACTATTCCAGTTGAAGGAAAAGAATTTGATAAGTTAACTATTTTATCTGTTGCTGAGCTTGTAGGTGAAGCTATTAAAAGAATAAATATAGAAAGTTCTGTTAGTTCATTGTTTGTATAA
- a CDS encoding 50S ribosomal protein L25/general stress protein Ctc: MVQRIEWKALKREIGKKSEVKQFRKKGYIPVEIYGKGHENAHAYIYWKDLADRPHGTFLIDLNIEGEEEPRVCILKDIQYNYLGDTPIHVDLYEVTFGVELDVEVPIELVGKPKGLEKGGLLEQHLHTLTVRTVPRKIPEKIEVDVSNLDIDDVLHVADIKIEEGIKIMNTPDEVVAVVILPEEEVETEEITEEVVEETNE; the protein is encoded by the coding sequence ATGGTTCAAAGAATAGAGTGGAAAGCACTAAAAAGAGAAATTGGAAAAAAAAGTGAAGTAAAACAATTTAGAAAAAAAGGATATATCCCTGTAGAAATTTATGGTAAAGGCCATGAAAATGCACATGCTTATATTTATTGGAAAGATCTTGCAGATAGGCCACATGGAACATTTTTAATTGATTTAAATATTGAAGGAGAAGAAGAACCAAGAGTTTGTATATTAAAAGATATACAATACAACTATCTTGGCGATACTCCTATACATGTAGATCTATATGAAGTTACTTTTGGAGTTGAGCTTGATGTAGAAGTACCTATTGAGCTTGTTGGAAAACCAAAAGGATTAGAAAAAGGTGGTTTATTAGAGCAACATTTACATACTTTAACAGTTAGAACTGTACCAAGAAAGATACCTGAAAAAATAGAAGTTGACGTATCTAATTTAGATATAGATGATGTTTTACACGTAGCAGATATTAAAATTGAAGAAGGTATAAAAATAATGAATACTCCTGATGAAGTTGTTGCTGTTGTAATCTTACCTGAAGAAGAAGTAGAAACTGAAGAAATTACAGAAGAAGTGGTGGAAGAAACTAACGAATAA
- the pth gene encoding aminoacyl-tRNA hydrolase: MIKAIIGLGNPGKQYKNTRHNVGFMVVDIVAFLLKCPKKEKECCFSKIIECKEHDVLLVKPQTFMNNSGIAVKNLLEDYNLTPQEILVVYDDLDLPLGSIRLRKSGSSGGHRGVKSIIENIKTENFPRLKIGIGRPQHKSQVADYVLSPFNKDEKLLVEKVINEAGKCLLNVLKYGVDKSLDSCNKKLI; encoded by the coding sequence ATGATAAAAGCTATTATTGGATTAGGAAATCCTGGCAAACAATACAAAAATACCCGCCACAATGTCGGCTTTATGGTAGTTGACATTGTGGCTTTTTTACTTAAATGCCCTAAAAAAGAAAAAGAATGCTGTTTTTCTAAAATTATAGAATGCAAAGAACATGATGTTTTACTTGTAAAACCCCAAACTTTTATGAATAATAGTGGAATAGCAGTTAAAAATTTATTAGAAGATTATAATTTAACTCCTCAAGAGATTTTAGTTGTATATGATGATTTAGATCTACCTCTTGGTAGTATAAGACTTAGAAAATCAGGCTCAAGTGGTGGCCATAGAGGAGTAAAATCAATTATAGAAAATATAAAAACAGAAAATTTTCCAAGATTAAAGATTGGTATAGGAAGACCTCAGCATAAAAGTCAAGTTGCTGATTATGTTTTATCACCATTTAATAAAGATGAAAAATTGTTAGTTGAAAAAGTAATTAATGAAGCAGGAAAATGTTTATTAAATGTGCTAAAATATGGTGTTGACAAATCTTTAGATAGTTGCAATAAAAAGTTAATTTAA
- the rpsF gene encoding 30S ribosomal protein S6 → MCMRYYELVFAVKPTLTEEELKKVLEGVKNLITSNEGEIYKEEDWGRKELAYPIENFRNANYYIINYKTENTQLPVKLEGNLRINENIIRFLNFKIKPPKEEQTAA, encoded by the coding sequence ATGTGCATGAGGTATTATGAGCTTGTATTTGCTGTCAAACCAACTCTTACCGAAGAGGAACTAAAAAAAGTTCTTGAAGGTGTAAAAAATCTTATAACTTCAAATGAAGGGGAAATTTACAAAGAAGAAGACTGGGGAAGAAAAGAGCTTGCTTATCCTATAGAAAACTTTAGGAATGCTAATTACTACATTATTAATTACAAAACAGAAAATACACAATTACCAGTTAAGTTAGAAGGAAATCTTAGAATTAATGAAAATATCATTAGATTTTTAAACTTTAAGATTAAACCTCCTAAGGAGGAGCAAACTGCTGCTTAA
- a CDS encoding single-stranded DNA-binding protein produces MLNKVFLIGRLTRDPEIRFLPSGSQVTAFSIAVNRNYKVNDQWKEETSFFDIETFGALAERIGKQLSKGTQVLIEGQLKQDRWETSGGEKRSKIKIVATKINLLNVPAGEQTSSAPKKEEPMNLPEDIEDISSDEDVPF; encoded by the coding sequence ATGCTTAATAAAGTATTTTTAATTGGAAGATTAACAAGAGATCCAGAAATAAGGTTCTTACCTTCAGGTTCACAGGTTACTGCATTTTCTATAGCAGTTAATAGAAATTATAAAGTTAATGATCAATGGAAAGAAGAAACATCATTTTTTGATATTGAAACATTTGGAGCTCTTGCAGAGAGAATTGGAAAACAGTTATCAAAAGGGACACAGGTATTAATTGAAGGACAATTAAAGCAAGATAGATGGGAAACATCTGGTGGTGAAAAAAGAAGTAAAATTAAGATTGTAGCTACTAAAATTAATTTGTTGAATGTACCAGCTGGTGAGCAAACTTCATCAGCACCTAAAAAAGAAGAGCCTATGAACTTACCAGAAGATATTGAAGATATATCTTCTGATGAAGATGTACCATTTTAA
- the rpsR gene encoding 30S ribosomal protein S18, with the protein MANNPQQKPFFQKRKKYCKFCAEGIEPDYKNVDILKEFISERGKIVPSRISGTCGKHQRKLAVAIKRARQLALLPYVIM; encoded by the coding sequence TTGGCAAATAATCCACAACAAAAACCATTTTTCCAAAAAAGAAAAAAATATTGTAAGTTTTGTGCAGAAGGAATAGAACCTGATTATAAAAATGTTGATATATTAAAAGAGTTCATATCAGAGAGAGGAAAAATAGTACCAAGTAGAATATCTGGAACTTGTGGAAAACATCAAAGAAAGCTTGCAGTTGCTATAAAAAGAGCAAGACAACTTGCTTTACTACCATATGTAATAATGTGA
- the rplI gene encoding 50S ribosomal protein L9, translating into MKVILVKDVEGWGTLGDIIDVKPGFARNYLIPKGFAYPATEGYVKHVQDILNQKARKLEKQKQEAEKIAQQIDGLELDIPRPVGPTGKMYGSVSSADIVEAIKEKTGLEIDKKKIMLRNPIRDLGAYNITIRLHPEVSAKIKINIIPEEQ; encoded by the coding sequence ATGAAGGTAATTCTTGTTAAAGATGTTGAAGGTTGGGGTACATTAGGAGATATTATTGATGTTAAACCTGGATTTGCAAGAAACTATTTAATTCCAAAAGGCTTTGCATATCCTGCAACAGAAGGATATGTAAAACATGTACAAGATATTTTAAATCAAAAAGCAAGAAAGCTTGAAAAACAAAAACAAGAAGCAGAAAAAATAGCACAGCAAATAGATGGACTTGAGCTTGATATTCCAAGACCTGTTGGGCCTACTGGTAAGATGTATGGTTCAGTATCTTCTGCAGATATTGTAGAAGCAATAAAAGAAAAGACAGGATTGGAAATAGATAAGAAAAAAATAATGCTTAGAAATCCTATAAGAGACCTTGGAGCTTATAATATAACTATAAGACTTCATCCAGAAGTTTCAGCAAAAATCAAAATAAATATCATCCCAGAAGAACAATAA
- a CDS encoding phosphatase PAP2 family protein yields MKKFFIILLIPLFAFATEKKEIDFKFNKKILYIGAGLTLLSFAIDNDIKEFTQKNKSDFLDKTTNIFNEAGSGYAIAIPISTYALGYYLKDQKLAKASRVAIASALVSASIVFPIKYITHRKRPDDSDHYSFPSGHTAFAFAIFGSYAKYYNEGITPYILYSIPVLTGFSRIYKNKHYLSDVVAGGVIGLSSVYIGQWLEKNLSLRWGVFGSVKISKKEVLVGLKYKL; encoded by the coding sequence ATGAAAAAATTTTTCATTATACTTTTAATTCCATTATTTGCATTTGCTACAGAAAAAAAAGAAATAGATTTTAAATTTAATAAAAAAATTCTTTATATAGGTGCAGGCTTAACTTTGCTTTCATTTGCTATAGATAATGATATAAAAGAATTTACTCAGAAAAATAAATCAGATTTTTTAGATAAAACAACAAATATTTTTAATGAAGCAGGTTCCGGATATGCTATTGCAATTCCAATATCAACTTATGCTTTAGGATATTATTTGAAAGATCAAAAACTTGCCAAAGCTTCAAGAGTAGCTATTGCCTCAGCACTTGTATCTGCATCAATTGTTTTCCCTATAAAATATATAACTCATAGAAAAAGGCCTGATGACTCAGACCATTACTCTTTTCCCTCAGGACATACTGCTTTTGCATTTGCAATTTTTGGAAGTTATGCAAAATATTATAATGAAGGTATTACGCCTTATATTCTTTATTCTATACCTGTTTTAACTGGTTTTAGCCGTATTTATAAAAATAAACATTATCTTTCAGATGTTGTTGCAGGTGGTGTAATAGGTTTATCAAGTGTATATATAGGACAATGGCTTGAAAAGAATTTAAGTTTAAGATGGGGAGTTTTTGGATCAGTAAAAATTTCAAAAAAAGAAGTTTTAGTTGGTTTAAAATATAAACTATAA
- a CDS encoding M16 family metallopeptidase — translation MIRIIIALIFIFNIAFAGGNKVIKHILPNGATILYKQTKGKGIISGVLFIKGGSIEDPEGKKGLTHILMRMLLKESKNHSGFEINKVFEDSGGGISSSTAEEFSTIEFSVKVEDFKKGMKVLKDILYNPTFPEDKLKQEIENTIAQIKAKKEEGFSYAFEKLREEVYKGSPYQYSPLGKIEDLKTITKKDLKNRLKQLLNGHRIVFSIVGDMPYEKAEKYIKNVLKDLDNKDYQFPKYSLEIKGEKTKEFKREGAQSTILVAYNAPRAKEKYYFAMKVLNAILGNGFTSRLFQQLREKRGLAYAVGTVYPTRINIGNLIAYISSAPQKTEDSLNGIREVFKSVKNGISKEEINIAKEKIIGHYLLDLQTREKQAYYIGWFETIGFGYKMYKDYINNIQKVSEKDILEAYKKYIPKGNIAVVIKP, via the coding sequence ATGATAAGAATAATTATTGCTTTAATTTTCATTTTTAATATAGCATTTGCAGGAGGAAACAAAGTGATTAAACATATATTACCAAATGGAGCTACCATCCTTTATAAACAAACCAAAGGTAAAGGAATAATATCAGGAGTTTTATTTATAAAAGGAGGTAGCATAGAAGACCCTGAAGGCAAAAAAGGACTTACACATATTCTAATGAGAATGCTTTTAAAAGAAAGTAAAAATCATTCAGGATTTGAAATAAATAAAGTTTTTGAAGATAGTGGTGGTGGAATAAGTAGCTCTACAGCTGAAGAGTTTTCTACAATAGAGTTTTCAGTAAAAGTAGAAGATTTTAAAAAAGGAATGAAAGTTTTAAAGGATATTCTTTATAATCCTACTTTTCCAGAAGATAAACTAAAACAAGAAATAGAAAATACTATCGCCCAGATAAAAGCAAAAAAAGAAGAAGGCTTTTCTTATGCTTTTGAAAAATTAAGAGAAGAGGTTTATAAAGGAAGCCCTTACCAGTATTCACCTCTTGGGAAAATTGAGGATTTAAAAACAATTACAAAAAAGGATTTAAAAAACAGATTAAAACAGTTATTAAATGGACATAGAATTGTTTTTTCTATTGTTGGAGATATGCCATATGAAAAAGCAGAAAAATATATTAAAAATGTATTAAAAGATCTTGATAATAAAGATTATCAATTTCCAAAATATTCACTAGAAATAAAAGGAGAAAAAACAAAAGAATTTAAAAGAGAAGGAGCCCAATCAACTATTTTAGTAGCATATAATGCACCAAGAGCTAAAGAAAAATATTATTTTGCAATGAAAGTATTAAATGCTATTCTTGGAAATGGATTTACATCAAGATTATTCCAACAACTTAGAGAAAAAAGAGGGCTTGCTTATGCAGTTGGAACTGTATATCCAACAAGAATTAATATTGGAAACCTTATAGCTTATATATCATCAGCACCGCAAAAAACAGAAGACTCTTTAAATGGAATTAGAGAAGTATTTAAATCTGTAAAAAATGGAATTTCAAAAGAAGAGATAAATATTGCAAAAGAAAAAATAATCGGACATTATCTTTTAGATTTACAAACAAGGGAAAAACAAGCATATTATATAGGATGGTTTGAAACTATCGGATTTGGCTACAAAATGTATAAAGATTATATAAATAATATTCAAAAAGTTTCTGAAAAAGATATATTAGAAGCTTATAAAAAATATATTCCAAAAGGAAATATAGCAGTTGTAATAAAACCTTAA
- the speE gene encoding polyamine aminopropyltransferase: MIWFTEYQTENVGLTLKVRQLKNVHSKYQNIYLFENQDFGKVLVLDGAIQTTEKDEFMYHEMLVHPALVKHKNPEKVLVIGGGDGGSVREILKHPSIKQVDLCEIDEEVILISEKNLPNISGKLRDDKVKIYIEDGNEFLNERKNYYDVIIMDSSDPIGPAEVLFKSSFYDKVKEALKEDGIMVAQTESPFLQEKFFKNAVKEIKKSFKYFGVYTGFVPSYPAGMWSYTMASDNINILEDDEGYKKLKNIKTKYINEDIYKSLFKAVPQFIKDMIEEQ; this comes from the coding sequence ATGATTTGGTTTACAGAATATCAAACAGAAAATGTAGGTTTAACTTTAAAAGTAAGACAGCTAAAAAATGTTCATTCAAAATACCAAAATATTTATCTTTTTGAAAATCAAGATTTTGGGAAAGTATTAGTATTAGATGGAGCTATCCAAACAACAGAAAAAGATGAGTTTATGTATCATGAAATGCTTGTACATCCTGCTTTAGTAAAGCATAAAAACCCTGAAAAAGTTTTAGTCATAGGAGGTGGAGATGGAGGAAGTGTAAGAGAGATATTGAAACATCCTTCTATAAAGCAGGTTGATCTTTGTGAGATTGATGAAGAAGTGATACTTATTTCTGAAAAGAACCTTCCAAATATTTCAGGAAAATTAAGAGATGATAAAGTGAAAATATATATAGAAGATGGTAACGAGTTTTTAAATGAGCGAAAAAATTACTATGATGTGATAATAATGGATTCTTCTGATCCAATAGGACCTGCAGAAGTTTTATTTAAAAGCAGTTTTTATGACAAAGTAAAAGAAGCATTAAAAGAAGATGGAATAATGGTAGCTCAAACAGAAAGTCCTTTCTTGCAAGAAAAGTTTTTTAAGAATGCAGTTAAAGAGATAAAAAAATCCTTTAAGTATTTTGGTGTTTATACAGGATTTGTACCCTCATATCCGGCAGGAATGTGGAGCTATACGATGGCATCAGATAATATAAATATTTTGGAAGATGATGAAGGTTATAAAAAATTAAAAAATATAAAAACAAAATATATAAATGAGGATATTTATAAATCTTTATTTAAAGCAGTTCCTCAGTTTATAAAAGATATGATAGAGGAGCAATAA
- a CDS encoding MTH1187 family thiamine-binding protein, which produces MAENLSVLVEFSMFPTDVGESKSQYVSKIIDMIEKEGINYKLTAMSTIFEVDSMEKATEILAKAYKELEPYANRVYAVAKFDIRKGRKDRLTGKIKSVEEKLGREVNK; this is translated from the coding sequence ATGGCAGAAAATTTATCTGTTTTAGTTGAGTTTTCAATGTTTCCAACAGATGTTGGAGAAAGTAAAAGCCAATATGTAAGTAAAATTATAGATATGATAGAAAAAGAAGGAATAAATTATAAACTTACAGCTATGTCAACAATCTTTGAAGTTGATAGTATGGAAAAGGCTACAGAGATCTTAGCAAAAGCTTATAAAGAGTTAGAACCTTATGCAAATAGAGTTTATGCAGTTGCAAAATTTGATATAAGAAAAGGAAGAAAGGATAGACTTACAGGGAAAATAAAATCTGTAGAAGAAAAGTTAGGTAGAGAAGTAAATAAGTAA